The Juglans regia cultivar Chandler chromosome 10, Walnut 2.0, whole genome shotgun sequence genome includes the window GAGAATGTCTGGTTGCAAAGTTTGTACGCCGAGCGCACACATTGGGTACCAGTATTTCTGAAGGAGTATTTTTGGGCTGGCATGAGTACAACACAACGGAGcgaaagcatgaatgctttcTTCGACGGATATGTTCATGCgaagacaaacttgaaggaatttgtcgaccagtttgacaatgcagtgaaaaagaaaatcgagAATGAAATCAGTTTggacttccactcatttagCGTTACAATTCCATGCATATCTAGATCACCAATCGAGAAGAGATTCCAAGAGTTGTACACAAATGCAAAATTCAGGGAAGTTCAGCAGCAAGTTATGGGTGTGCTCGATATGGATCCATCTCTACTTAGAAGGGATGGATCCAAGAAGACCTACCTGGTAGAAGATGAAATTTCTGTTGAGGAGTTCACGAAACATGTTACATATCATGTGGACTTTAATGAGGAAGATTGCGACGTTAAGTGTTCATGTGGGTTATTTCAAATGAAGGGGATACTATGTAGGCATGTCTTGGCCATATTGAAATGTAACGGGATAAAGTACTTGCCAGATAGGTACATTTTAGATTGATGGAGGAAAGATATCAAACGGAGATACACGTTAATCCAGAGTACCTATGACACAGGAAATCAACGGGAAGATACTAACAGATATTCAAGTCTGTTGAATATTTGTTATCGGATGATTACTCATGCAGCGACTTCAAAAGAGTATACTGAAGACGCAAGTAAGaagttatatgcaatgattgattTATATCATGGCAAGCAAGAACCCCCTTCAATGACCAAAACGGATTCCAATGTTGGTTTAATGACAAAGGACACAACTACAGTTGGTAGTTCGCAGAAAGTACTCAGTCCACGAGTTGTGCGCGGAAAAGGCAGACCCCcatctctgaggagagcatccagAATGGAGCAAGAAATACGGAAGGTTAAAACGAGGACGAAGAAAGTAAATGTGAAGGGATCCAAACGTAAAGAGGTTCGACAGGGTTAATAACAAGAGTATTTGCCACATGCATGTTTATTTGGGTTGATTTATTTATGCAAATATTGTGCTGATATAGAGTTTTTACTTGTTACTTGACCATTAGCGAGATGGTGAAGATACGCCATCTCATAACACGAGTCggaatttatttggcccatctgagATAGTTGATGCTGAAGGAAACGTGCAGGTATAGATAATTTTCTTGCAAACTTGCTGCCTTACTTTGGAAAATTTCTGTGCAAACATTCATTGTTAGACTTACAtttgacatattttttttcGTATCTATGTATGACTAGACTATTCCAGTCAGCTCAGCTTTTGACATTAGTGGATTCCAAAATATGGTTGggagtcaagaaagtgtaatacTTCTaaccattttatatttttaatatcaccGGTATTGATGTCACATTAAtatttgctatttattatttacagatgcAACTTGGagtggatggatcacaaccttTGCCGAAATGATTTGAGTGGAGTGAGTTTTAATTCCTGCTAAAGGTATTTGTTGAAACTTTATTTGTTTGTAAAATGCAGCTGGAACAAACTCGCATATTTTAATTCCTGCTCAAGGTATATGCAGCTTCTAACATACCATATGGACCCGTTATCATTTAGTAACATTTCCCTAGTCATGACCATTTCATTAGCATTTCGACATTTTTTTAGTTTAGGCTATAAATGGTATCAGATGTAACATTAAGCCATATGTCTGATATGTGATTGAAAGAAGGTTTGATAATTGGGTACACATGTTGTCTGGTTAATACTTTGTCATAACTTTTGGATATGAATAACACGGAGCTTTGTATGAGAAGATAAGGTCCTCAGTGCTCACCATAGCATCAATAATTTTATGCCTGTACATATATGTctaaatatgtgtatatatatgtattttttttttaagtaagaagtaattttattagaaatgcATGTATAGGCGAAGCTcgtgtacacaggaagtatacaaaacaaaacacctaaatacattctaagaaacAGAAAGCGATGacagaaaatcatgaacataagctccattaattacaaaagcagaaaaccaaagcaccAAAGAGTGCACAAAACCAAAGAGTGCAcgaaagtaatatatatatatatatatatatatatatatatgtgtgtgtgtgtgtgtgtgtgtgtgtgtgtattaaccTGCCCATCTTGTAGTTGGGAGTTTTGAAAGAAATTTAGGGAAGTGACAGCTCAGCTTCTGATTCATTGCTTGGTTTGGGTTTGTACTCATAGTTTCTAATTGTCTTTTATGGTTCTCAGGTATCGCATTTCTTTATATTCTCAATGGAGGCAGAGAGGGATGTATGCAGCAGGATTGTCCAATTGCTCCTGGTTCTTAGCAAAGGATTGAGACATACCATATATAGCCTGTAGTATTTGATATATAATCAGCCGTCTAAGTTTTCACTCTGGCGCTGTACTTGTCTAATGCTGATGgcattttgtttccattaaCCTTATTATTGATTTCTATACCATTTGCTGTCACAGAAAGACTGCTTTCATGTGTTGCGTAGGAGTGATCCTCCATTCGTTCCACCTGCGGTCTTTGTCATGCAGGGACTTGCTTCATTTGTATAAGCCATCTGTTAATCTTCttctatttcctttcattttatcACAATAGTAGTATATACTGAATATTTTGAATGTATGCTGGTGGCTGTTTGGAGTTATCTACTGCTGGATTATTGGTTAGTAGCATACCTATCCGATGAAGGAACCTGTGTTTATCTCCAATTTtagaaacataaatgtaacgcTCAAGCCCTTGATAAAACTATATGATATTCATGGTGAATGTAACATCATGTGGCGTCCAACTGTGCATCATTCTAATAAGAACAAATAACGACATAGTGGAATGACAAAGTACCTAGAAGAAGTGAAGATGTACCATACGCAAGTCCATATAATTGTCACTTGTTACATAATGACTCATAATTGTCCACTGGGATATCACTACCTGCGTATGCAGCAGAAACTTGTATGCTATATATCCGCCTCTTTACACGTTTATTTTGCACAAGAAAAAGTAGCTGCTTCTCCAAGTTTATACTCACAAGTTTATGAAAAAGTACCTAGAAGAAGTGCAAGTTTTTCAGACCAAGTCCTTATGGCTGAACAGAGAAGAGAAAGTCCAGATTAATgaccaataaaatatttagacatGTAAACCAATAATCATGATATTTCTGACTTCTCCAAATATGCAATATAAGTGTACATTGAGACAACCATCTTGCAAGGTGATGGTAATAATATACAAATCACCTTCCAAAAGCTCTTTTATAACACTTAAACTGCTGTTCTCTAAGCTATTTACAACACTTACACTACAAATTCAGACTATTGTAACATAAACCACTACGAATTCAACAAGTAACAACAAACAACTATCACAAAACTCCAATACAGTCGGGGTAGCATTCGTGAACGCCTTAGGAGAGCTTCTCTCTCAACAAGGACCGACTCCTTTTTCCGAACCTCGTCATTCCAGCTGGCTAGcaacatctctctcttctcgatcTCATCTACTATTTTCTGGACTTCAATCTCCCTCCTTTCGACATCGATGAGTCTCTTATGGagctcttcctctttctttaagagttgaatttctttttcttcaagttcCGAGTCGATGTGTTGATTACTATCAGCCCACTTAAAATATTTgcaatatggtaatccctaatataaaatattgttaggtaCGTAATATTAATCAACATATTACTACAACTTACATTGCAGAAAGAGTAGTATTTACCTTCgtgttgtactttggacaccctaagaagggtcgtcctggattttttttagtatttgaaTATCTCAATGTAGTTTCAATATTACAGAAGCACGATGGTTTCACTGACGGTGAAGAAGACAGTGATGATGAGGACATTCTAACATCAACCAGAATCAGGCGAGttgaaaagtaaaacaaaagcaaagaacAGACAAGATAAAATAATGCATAATATATAAGGAAACCAAAATGGTATGTACTTGCCTTCCACCTGGACCAGATAGGGGCGAGTATCTTCCTTGTTAGAATTAGATTACTATGGgcataaaattcaataaagaACTTTGTTAGAAGCTGcaactacaacaaaaaatttgcaaaaacagctcagttatttatttattggaattaaaaataaaaaaataaaaaataaaagaggataAAACTGATGAAATGTGGCTGCCACTCAATAAGTATAATGTTGTGCGTAAAGTTGTGCGTACTTGTAGCAATAATCAATGTAAGGTATCAATAATAAGTATTCCAAAGGAGATTACTCATAGCAATAATCAATAGTATCAACGTTGCATGTACAACAATCGGGGGTAATTATCATGATTTTTATAAGTTCTAATGTCTCTGGGTGTTGAAAGCATTTCTATACTATGCTTTCCATGCCTATAAATGACCAAAAGTAGTATTTGATTTGCTGTTTGCATACAGACACCTGTTGTGTCCAGCGTATTTTCAATGAGCTCTTGCTTGTTTCAGTTTTGTGTTGTATTGGTCAGTCGCTTGGTGAAGTGTGTTGTTTCTTGTTTCAGAAAAtttgagatgatatatttttcttgttttggacAGTTACTTCTCGATATGatagctcttgtatatgtcccatatacttgggctcttgcctattcttatggtTAATGAATCGGGAGAGATGAGAGGGAGTTTTTTTCCTTGGTAGGAACTAAATAGGTGGGAAGTGGTTTTAATGAATTGAATGAGATGGAGTTGATAATATTGACCCCGGTTGCCCTAAGCACCCCAAAATGATTGATCATATTCATTTTCCTAAATATCTTAGAAATCATATATGTATTCAGATATTTTGGCTCAAATCTTTTACAAAATGAATAGCTTAGGTATTTAACTTCAATCTTAACTAACTATAATCCTAGCTTCCTTGATAACTTAAACTTTTTACTGGTAGAGGagcagtgttttttttttttgtgatatattATTGCAAATTCTATCATTACTAGTGAAGGTACTAGTGAAGATGCTTGCGTGTAGATACTAGTACTACTTCTGGAATTACTAGTGAAGGTATTAGTGAATATGCTTGCATGTAACTGGAATTAAATGGATTCCTTCTTCTGATCAATGCTTTGATCAGTAACTGAGATGGTccaatttaaaacatagttgcAAATGTTAGAAAAGGGCTAAGGCCAACGCCCAATAACAGATATGTAGCACTGGTAGACAGGCTAATCGATCTACTATACATTTACAATTCTACCACAATGAACACAAACATGAATCTGTAAAGCTACTAATTCCTTGACTATTAGACGAATATTGTTTCTAATTGTTACACTCAAATGATGCTTAGGTGCATGAAGACATGGGGCCCAACTCCAAGAATGCCCTTAGTTTGTCATCAATGAATCAGAAACAAAACTGTAGCACCAGAATGCTACTGAGCAGGGATTCAAAACATTATTAGAGTGGTCGTGATTTGAATCAACAGAAAGAACCTAAAAAACCCTAACAGTttgtacataaaaaaaaaaaatcacacatttcgtatataaaaaaatcctaacagaaaattaatagaaaatataccCATTTAAATTGTTGTAGTAGACATCGGAAATGAAACTGCGTGCCAGAAGTGGAGCTGCGTACCGGAGATTCGAAAGGGGCTtggaaaattagggtttttcgggatgaaggagaaggaaagTTAGGGTTTTTCGGGATGAAGGGGAATGAAAGTTAGGAAAGTTAGGGTTTTTCGGTAAGAGAAGTGGATGAGGAAAGGAGGAATCGAAGGCTTCGAGCAGCGTCTTCGGCATCAATCTCGAAACTAAGGGAGGCCGTAAGCGGCTGGCTTTTGGAGGGAAGTCGTGGCTTCGAGGGGACGCTTTCCTCTCGTGAGGAGCAGAGAGGGAGGGAAGTCGAGAAGACGCTCGTGAGGAGAAGAGAGTCGAGAAGAACGATaatagagagagggagggaaacgTGTTGTCTGAAACACGAGCATTTACGAAAGCGTTTTCAAATCAAAACGGGGCGTTTCATTTTTTTGCCACATCAGCAGCCGCTTGCGCGGCGCTTCCCCAAGGCGACTGCACGAAGCgtttttctataattatatttcagtattattttattatgttgacGTGAGATCAATCCTTCGTCTCCCTTCTGCTTTTCCTTTCTCTACCTCTGTATCTCTCACTGTCTCGTGCAGGCCCAGATCCTACTCTCGCCGATCATTTGAGAGTGAGACTTGAAAGATTTGTTTGCAGAGAGACTGACAGGTAGAGATGGTGACATCATCGTTGGTGAATACGTATCCACTGGCAAGCTACACTTTTGGGACCAAAGAGCCCAAGATGGAGAAGGACACTTCCGTCGCCGATCGCCTCGCTCGCATGAAAGTCAAGTAATTTCTTCGATCTCTCTCTGTTTCGTCAAACCCTATAAAAACCTCAGCTACCCATGTTTGGTTCCGAAGAAGCTGGAAGAAAATGAACTGAACGAAAAAACAaactagaaaaatattttctttactctttcagattcttatttctttatggtttcttaaaaaaaatttctttactTGGAATCCGTTTAGTTGCGTTGGAATTGGTTTGACGAAGGAGCTCGAATCCGAAACCtaaccctttttttatttttatttttcttgggaaCGTAACGAATTGTGAAAtgtagaatgaaaaaaaaagggaagaaaaaacgTGTTTCTACTTTTCAGAATGCattcatgaaattttaaaaaacggGACAACGCTGAAATTTGTCGAAGCAGCTGGTCCAACAATTGAAGTAGAAGTTCTAAATCATGGAACGAGGGAAATTAATGAataagttttgattttgaatcaTTGCGTTTGTGAAAAATGTCACTTAACTACCAGAGTGGAGGTGGGTAGATGTGATTCCTGTCCATGATTCTTGATTGCAGCTATATGAAAGAAGGAATGAGGACCAGCGTGGAAGGGATTTTACTGGTAGGTTCATTTGATTTAGCTGCTATGTGTTATGATGCTGTGGGAACTCAACtttgtgattttgttttcaTCGTCGTTTTTGCGTGCTCAGGAGAAATTGAGGAACTGCATATCCTGTTCTATCTGGAGCCGCTTTTGTGGACCAATTAATGTATTTGATGAAATATAAAACTTCTTTCTTGGAGAATGTAATTAATGATTTTGATTTCATCGTTATCTTCGCTTTAGGCACCTTAGGCTGAttgtatgttttcttttctcttctgaAACTTTCATTTCAGAGTGAATGTTCATGAGTAAAAGAAGGCATACCCACCAAAAAGGTGGCATCGTCCCTCTTTTATCCAAAGGAGAAGGCATAGCATAAATTTCTGCAGTTTTTTGTGCATATAATAAAGGTTTACTTGTTCATGTATTAATACTTGCCgctttctctcctctctcttgCATTTGACTCGAAAACCATAGTTGTTGAAAATGAAACTGATGCTGGGCTTATAGTTCCTCGATTATTTTAAACCATGGctgtttaaaatatattgtcCAGCAGCTTCGGGTCAAGCCAATCCATATTCCTAAGACCCACATTTCTGGTTTCAAAGCTTCATGTTTAATCGTCACCAAATAGTGGAAATACTATCTTGAAGTTAGTAGGACCTCATTACAAGTCAATCTTACATCCTCTGTAGACTTGCATGCTTTTCCTTTGAACCATTGTGTTATTATCACATGTGCTTCACCACAACTGAGATATAGCTGTAGATGACAAGCATGAACAAATTAATAACTATGGCCACCTTTTATAGATGACTTTTCAGTTGGATGCTTTCTACTTTGATAAAAGAGGCATTCGGATTTCACCCACAAGTAGCTTTCTTTGAAGGCAATTTTTTTACCTGCAAAGTTTTTTTCACAGAAAATGTGATTCTGTATATTCCAACAGTAATAAGAGTCACGTATTTTACTCATGATCAGAAACTATCCttttttataaagttatatcatatttttgttttatttctttctctcatgcTTAACATGCTAGTAGCCTACTTctttcttgtacatggcattcCTTGGGTGGACAAGAATTGGGCATATGCTTCTTTGTTCTACATGTCCAGATATTTgcttactttattaattttttttttgtaagtatgaAACTTTATTGAATAACATTTGCTTACTTTATCTTGGCTCAATCTTGTGCTTACTAGTGAAGATTTATTACGTATTGAAAAAAATTCTCTTGGCTCAGTCTCAATCCATGGCTTGATTGATATGACAGGTACAGGAACATAATCATCCTCACATACTTCTTCTTCAAATTGGGAACACTTTCTGTAAACTTCCTGGTGGGCGTTTGAAGCCTGGGGAGAATGGTATGATATTTCCTTTGTTATTCTCATAATTGTCATAGGGTCTTTGTTTCCCTCTCTTCTTCCCCCCACCATTTGCCTCATTTTTCATAGTGTCGgccttttttgttctttcattttttttctgtgGCAGAAATTGAGGGCTTGAAAAGAAAGCTGACCAGCAAGCTTGGTGCTACAGTACCTGCTCTTGTGCCAGACTGGCAGGTATTATTACCTGTTCTGCCGTTCCTCTAATTATAGGATCAAAGCAGATACTGGAAACTGATATGGGCATTGGGAAACATGTGACTATTATCACTTGAAAGAGAGTTGGTTGCAAAAAGATTATACATACACAAAATTGTTATTTATCTGGGACTGTGATGGCTAGCCTTTGCCTGGTGCTTCATGATGGGCTTGCATTAATTATGCTTTGCTTTCTGGTTTTAAATAGCTGACATACTTCTATTTTACTAGGAAGCCAGTTCTGCTTGAAATCTGGGTATTGGGTAGAATAGTTGAAGGCCATATTTCTGAACCTTTATGTAAGCCGGAACAGACACAGCATGATCTATGTTTGTAATTGCTTATTGTTGCTCCTTGGCATCTTTTTGCAGATAGGTGAGTGTGTGGCTGTCTGGTGGCGGCCAAACTTTGAAACCATAATGTATCCATATTGCCCACCTCACATAACAAAACCTAAGGTAAAATGTAGTTGAAGGGCAAAATACTGAATGCTATTGGTGTTCGTGATCCTCCTCCTCACATTAGTTAGGCTTTGCTTTTTGGCTTCGTTGGTGTATGCAGGATCGGCCTCCTACTCCAACGGACCGATTTCTGGTCATATTTTTACTgtgcttttttatttctttgccaTATTGGTAATGCAGGAGTGTAAGAAGCTTTACCTTGTTCACTTGTCTGAGAGGGAGTACTTTGCAgtcccaaaaaatttaaaacttcttGCCGTTCCACTGTTTGAGCTCTATGATAACGTTCAGGTATGGGAATCCTATGGCATTTTTCTCATCTGCTACTTAATTTGACAGTCGCTATTATTCATTATAAACGCTTTAAGGTCAACACACCACGTATGCCACAATCTGTACCTTTCGAAAGGCAACTGCCTTTTAGGTGAAAAGGATTATAGTCAAGTGGACTCGTGTGGCTATTTTGGAGAATCATGAGGGGATAACTATGTGGTTTGGCATCAAAATTTTGGCAGCCCATGCCAGTGGCTAtgaagttttgatattttttgtccATAAGCTCCCCCATCTATGCTCCACTCTTAGTCTTGTAGTCTTCAAAGTGGCAAACATGGCCCCTTCATTCTCTCATTTTGTTGTCACTTGTTGGGGTTGAAATTATCGTCCTAAATGTTGGTTTCGTACGAGTTATCAATCTTGTAATGCATTTCACgtacatgcttgcagagatatGGACCAGTTATATCCACCATTCCTCAGCAACTCTCCAGATTCCAGTTCAACATGATCACTAAATGAATGAAGCATGGATTTCTAAAACTCACGTTCTTATAGCTCTGCTTATAGTTTCTGAAGTTCGTACCTTGATTTAATCACGTGGACTGCTAGAGCTCAGACCTGGACATTACTTCATGACTGAATTTTAAGTTGGTTAGATGGTTCTTCTCCACTTAGGCTGATAATGCAAACCTATCTTTTGAAATGGTCTCTCTGCCTGTATTCggtcctttcaaatatctagtgATGTGTATTACCTCATCCTGGGATTCTTGTTCAAACCAGGTGTTTGTTGTGTGATTTGTCGGAGTCATATCTACTTTAGTGGAAGAGAGATATTTCCTTCTGAGAGTGAAGAGTCCAGTGAAATTTTAGCAGGGATACAATGGGTTAAATGTAATCTTTGCTTCGTTGTAATATTGTGGGGGAAATTAGGGTACAGAAGGTGAGATGTGTGTAGCATGTATCAGGCAGTTTCTATTTATTTCGTTGAAGTATGTGAAGCAACCAACTACATGGTCTCATTTTGGATATATTATCATCCTTGTAATTTCTTACTAATCCTGCTTGCTTCCTTAGGATATTAGCCTCTTGGTTAGTCTTCATTTTTAATGGTCAAAAAAGGGTAGAAGGGGGTAACCGGAGGTGGCATCCCTAGGGGCCTAGACGATGGAAAGCCGCAGGCTCTTCCTCAAGCCGGGTTTAAACCATAGTTTAGACCCTAGCCCCACTAGGGAATTCAATGGATCCTCGGGTGGCTACTCTACTAAAAGTCTAAGGTGAATGGTCATTAATGTAGTTGTAGTTTTGATGAACGTATGTGTTATACCTTGCAAGCTCAGTTGAAGTCTCTCAGTTTAAGGATCTTTCAGAGGC containing:
- the LOC108996839 gene encoding pre-mRNA cleavage factor Im 25 kDa subunit 2-like produces the protein MVTSSLVNTYPLASYTFGTKEPKMEKDTSVADRLARMKVNYMKEGMRTSVEGILLVQEHNHPHILLLQIGNTFCKLPGGRLKPGENEIEGLKRKLTSKLGATVPALVPDWQIGECVAVWWRPNFETIMYPYCPPHITKPKECKKLYLVHLSEREYFAVPKNLKLLAVPLFELYDNVQRYGPVISTIPQQLSRFQFNMITK